From the Carya illinoinensis cultivar Pawnee chromosome 4, C.illinoinensisPawnee_v1, whole genome shotgun sequence genome, one window contains:
- the LOC122307495 gene encoding uncharacterized protein LOC122307495: MDPSIVNQLIDILRINPYSIFFRSLGDLLDLENQIIHIGSDAGLDQRVFNAPTFSQVAAIWVENDDEDQLRGRDIFVFNHSGGSHIVQYYFGCYDPLQYPLLFPFGDVGWHQGIERISRGRRSTYNETNGLINPQQSVTAEELLAREQRASNRKRKDPVVSCREYYCYKLQIRENVRSILLLSGQLLQQFVVDMYVKIETSRLDYFRKKQQHIRSELYQGIVDTITLGETNASNVGKRIILPSSFIGGPRDMRKRYMEAMALVQRYGKPDIFLTMTCNPNWKEITNELHLHEESQNRPDLVARVFRAKLEELKDQLFKRKIFGQVSAYVYVMEHQKRGLPHAHFLIILQKDWKVYAPESFDEIVSAEIPDKNTNLHLHNAIVKHMMHGPCGVLNPTNVCMKKNGCCKSNYPKNYASSTTVGNDCFPIYRRSNNGVTVKVRGQNLDNRWVVPYNPYLLATFDCHINVEICSTIKAVKYLYKYIYKGHDRVAFNLISEQNNQQVDEIQQFQSARWIAPPEAMWRIYGFIINEMYPVVYSLHLHLEDQHPVIFRANDDLINVVNLDRSRKSMLTEFFALNRVDENAKRLLYKEFPEYYVWNQQNKDWTPRKKKTVIGRIVTANPFEGEMYYLRILLNHVRGPLSFDDLKTVDGVVAPTFREAATMRGLLQRDSSLEDCLQEASLYQVPSSLRRLFATILVYCNPTNPRELWERFEQDMSTDFKSTEDSISNVRTQVLRSISFTIESMGKDINSYHLLDDDICFDEKEFQSREIDDELAVEILEEDIAASQFLNSEQQHVYNAVLEKVFANQNAAFFVDGLGGTGKTFLYRALLATVRSRKLVVLATASSGVAASILPGGQTAHSRFKLPLDTDERNTCCVSKQSALANLLRAAKLIIWDEAPMIRKQHIEALDKMLRDINDSDVTFGAKVVVFGRDFRQVLPVVRKGTRQQQVNSSLVYSYLWPTLTKFRLTENMRARLDPVFLDYVLEVGNGMSPNTVDETIKIPNRMLIPYYDDSTSLDHLIEDAFHNIHEYSMNISIMMNRAILTLKNSYVDEINALLIHRLPGEIQRYYSFDETINASEQSVMEDFLNTLTPNGLPPHELLLKKNCPIMLLRNINPSEGLCNGTRLICRAFDQNVIDAEIAVGHHIGKRVFIPKIPFLPNVDENSGFPFKRTQFPIRLSFTMTINKSQGQTLDCVGIYLPQSVFSHSQLYVALSRAKTSSAGNRVQATMFGTDIDPRENTLKILQSYYIIDAYVKPVDPKYKIGEYQYQWTLNSKTIIEDIPQNEEQIDAPKYEIVPFKDLEAYRGSIGEIDILAVAIKIKPTKEITAASGPTTIQEIYVIDESLNPICLTMCGRFVQDECKKISDIIEDKPIILGTKISVGSYNGLSLSSRPSSTFIINPLLPEAAAMKQWAKSNDLIIRSIIARSLTYPSAPLSSVGIREIVKNCDIAGARAYVELDDNTGKLAATMFGEVAEQTLGCSAVKLMERAGEENPPYVKRIAEKLSKKIWKIHVYADPEKLKEKKYRQFNILSIEAVEDEENAGSSC; encoded by the exons ATGGATCCATCAATTGTCAATCAACTCATTGATATTCTTCGCATCAATccgtattctatttttttccgcTCTCTTGGTGATTTGCTAGATTTGGAAAATCAAATAATTCATATAGGATCAGATGCTGGCCTAGATCAACGTGTATTCAATGCCCCCACATTTTCACAAGTTGCAGCAATATGGGTAgaaaatgatgatgaagatcaaCTAAGAGGACGTGACATTTTTGTCTTTAACCATTCTGGTGGAAGTCATATAGTTCAGTACTATTTTGGGTGTTATGATCCATTGCAATATCCATTGTTATTTCCATTTGGCGATGTTGGTTGGCATCAAGGGATTGAAAGGATTAGTAGAGGAAGGAGATCTACATATAATGAAACAAACGGATTAATAAATCCTCAACAATCAGTGACTGCAGAAGAATTACTTGCAAGAGAACAACGAG CGTCaaacagaaaaaggaaggatccaGTTGTTTCATGCCGTGAATATTATTGctacaaattacaaataagaGAAAATGTCAGATCAATTTTGCTACTTTCTGGTCAACTATTGCAACAATTTGTAGTAGATATGTATGTTAAGATCGAGACGTCAAGATTAGATTATTTTAGGAAGAAGCAACAACATATTCGATCAGAGTTATATCAAGGTATTGTTGATACAATTACGCTTGGGGAAACAAACGCTTCTAATGTTGGAAAACGGATTATACTGCCTTCATCATTTATTGGAGGTCCAAGAGACATGAGAAaaagatatatggaagcaatggcTTTAGTTCAGCGTTATGGCAAACCAGACATTTTCTTAACAATGACGTGCAATCCAAATTGGAAAGAAATTACAAATGAACTACATCTGCATGAGGAGAGTCAGAATCGACCTGATTTGGTTGCTCGAGTCTTTCGTGCAAAACTAGAAGAATTAAAGGATCAATTATTCAAGAGGAAAATATTTGGTCAAGTCTCAGCATATGTCTACGTTATGGAGCATCAAAAGAGAGGTCTTCCACATGcgcattttttaattatcttacAGAAGGATTGGAAGGTCTATGCGCCTGAATCTTTTGACGAGATCGTATCAGCAGAGATAcctgataaaaatacaaacttgcACTTGCATAACGCTATTGTAAAGCATATGATGCATGGGCCATGTGGAGTGTTGAACCCAACAAATGTTTGCATGAAGAAAAATGGTTGTTGCAAAAGTAATTATCCAAAAAATTACGCATCTTCTACAACCGTTGGAAATGATTGCTTCCCAATATATAGGCGTTCAAACAATGGAGTAACTGTCAAAGTCAGAGGCCAAAATTTAGATAATCGTTGGGTTGTTCCATATAATCCATATTTGCTTGCAACATTTGATTGTCACATTAATGTCGAGATTTGTTCTACGATAAAAGCagtcaaatatctttataaatacatttataaaGGACATGATCGTGTTGCTTTCAACTTGATTTCTgaacaaaacaatcaacaagTTGATGAAATCCAACAATTCCAATCGGCCCGATGGATTGCTCCCCCCGAAGCTATGTGGAGAATATATGGCTTTATTATTAATGAGATGTACCCAGTAGTGTATAGTTTACATTTACATCTGGAGGATCAACACCCAGTGATTTTCCGAGCAAATGATGATCTAATCAATGTTGTCAACTTAGATCGTTCTAGAAAATCGATGTTAACAGAATTTTTTGCATTAAATCGAGTAGACGAGAATGCAAAGAGATTACTGTATAAAGAATTTCCAGAATATTATGTTTGgaaccaacaaaacaaagatTGGACTCCTCGGAAAAAGAAAACTGTTATAGGCCGTATTGTTACAGCAAATCCATTTGAAGGCGAAATGTATTATCTGCGGATATTGTTAAACCATGTAAGAGGACCTTTGTCGTTTGACGATCTCAAGACAGTTGATGGTGTTGTGGCTCCAACATTTCGCGAGGCAGCAACAATGCGTGGGTTGCTACAGAGAGACAGTAGCTTAGAAGATTGTTTACAGGAAGCATCTTTATATCAAGTGCCATCCAGTTTGAGACGGTTATTTGCAACAATATTGGTTTATTGTAATCCAACCAATCCGAGGGAGCTTTGGGAACGTTTTGAACAAGATATGTCAACTGATTTCAAATCAACAGAAGATTCTATATCAAATGTAAGAACCCAAGTATTGAGGTCAATCTCTTTTACAATTGAATCAATGGGGAAAGACATTAATTCCTACCATCTTCTTGATGACGACATTTGCTTCgatgaaaaagaatttcaatCTAGAGAAATCGATGATGAATTGGCTGTTGAAATTCTAGAAGAAGATATTGCTGCATCACAATTTCTTAATAGTGAACAACAACATGTCTATAACGCAGTGCTGGAAAAAGTATTTGCAAACCAAAATGCTGCATTCTTTGTAGATGGCCTAGGTGGGACAGGGAAAACATTCTTGTACAGAGCACTTCTCGCAACAGTACGATCAAGAAAATTAGTAGTACTTGCAACTGCTTCATCAGGCGTTGCTGCATCTATTCTTCCAGGAGGTCAAACAGCACACTCACGTTTTAAGCTTCCACTTGATACTGATGAAAGAAACACGTGCTGTGTCAGCAAACAAAGTGCACTGGCAAACCTACTACGTGCagcaaaattaataatttgggATGAGGCTCCAATGATAAGAAAACAACACATAGAAGCATTGGATAAGATGCTACGAGACATCAATGATTCAGATGTAACATTCGGTGCAAAGGTTGTTGTTTTCGGTAGAGATTTTCGACAGGTTTTACCCGTGGTTCGTAAAGGAACAAGACAACAACAGGTTAATTCCAGTTTGGTTTATTCCTATTTGTGGCCTACATTGACCAAGTTCCGATTAACTGAAAATATGCGAGCAAGACTTGATCCAGTTTTTTTAGATTATGTGTTAGAAGTTGGAAACGGAATGTCGCCAAACACAGTTGATGAAACCATAAAGATTCCAAATAGGATGCTTATTCCCTATTATGATGACAGCACTTCTTTAGATCATTTAATAGAAGATGCTTTCCAcaatattcatgaatattcaATGAATATTTCAATTATGATGAATCGGGCAATATTAACACTGAAGAACAGTTATGTTGACGAAATAAACGCATTGTTGATTCATAGGCTCCCGGGTGAAATTCAGCGATATTACAGTTTTGATGAGACAATAAATGCATCTGAACAATCAGTTATGGAAGATTTCTTGAATACTCTAACCCCAAACGGACTTCCGCCTCATGAATTATTACTCAAGAAAAACTGTCCCATCATGCTGCTTAGAAATATTAATCCTTCAGAAGGGCTATGCAACGGAACCCGTTTGATTTGTCGGGCTTTTGATCAAAATGTCATAGATGCAGAAATTGCAGTTGGACACCATATCGGAAAAAGAGTGTTCATTCCAAAGATACCATTCTTACcaaatgttgatgaaaatagTGGTTTTCCATTCAAACGAACTCAATTTCCTATAAGATTGAGTTTCACAATGACTATAAATAAGTCACAAGGACAGACATTAGATTGTGTTGGGATTTATTTACCTCAGTCAGTTTTTTCACATAGTCAATTATATGTGGCTTTATCAAGGGCAAAGACATCATCTGCA GGAAATCGAGTGCAGGCGACAATGTTTGGAACTGATATTGACCCCCGGGAGAacactttaaaaattttacagtCCTATTATATCATTGATGCATATGTCAAACCAGTAGatccaaaatacaaaattgGAGAATATCAATATCAATGGACCCTGAACTCAAAAACAATAATAGAAGATATTCCACAGAACGAAGAGCAAATAGATGCACCGAAATATGAGATCGTCCCATTCAAGGACTTGGAGGCTTATAGAGGGTCGATTGGAGAAATag atattttagcTGTCGCAATCAAAATTAAGCCAACTAAAGAGATAACGGCAGCATCTGGACCAACAACGATCCAGGAGATATATGTTATTGATGAAAG cTTGAACCCCATATGTTTGACTATGTGTGGTCGATTTGTCCAAGACGAATGTAAGAAAATATCAGATATTATTGAAGATAAGCCGATAATACTTGGAACAAAAATATCTGTTGGATCATATAAcg GATTGTCTCTATCATCACGTCCATCAAGTACCTTTATAATCAATCCTCTTCTTCCTGAGGCAGCTGCAATGAAGCAATG GGCGAAGAGTAACGATTTGataattagaagtattattgcaAGATCCTTGACCTACCCATCTGCACCACTGTCATCTGTTGGTATTCGGGAAATTGTGAAGAATTGTGATATTGCAGG TGCTAGGGCATATGTTGAACTGGACGATAACACTGGAAAGTTAGCTGCTACTATGTTTGGTGAAGTAGCAGAACAGACACTTGGTTGTTCAGCAGTTAAATTGATGGAACGTGCTGGAGAG gaaAATCCACCGTATGTTAAACGCATTGcggaaaaattatcaaaaaaaatttggaagattCACGTCTATGCAGATCCAGAGAAActgaaggagaaaaaatataggCAATTTAATATCCTCTCTATCGAAGCGgtggaagatgaagaaaatgctGGATCATCATGTTAG